In Rutidosis leptorrhynchoides isolate AG116_Rl617_1_P2 chromosome 2, CSIRO_AGI_Rlap_v1, whole genome shotgun sequence, one genomic interval encodes:
- the LOC139889978 gene encoding uncharacterized protein has protein sequence MEYLFRMCNCGEADKVKYATGTLSGGALTWWTVYAGTVGWTAALAIPWETLKIMLAGKYCPRNQVQKFEVELWELRMKNLEVEEYNNRFLELAALCPSMVTPESKKIEKYIIGLPPQIQGNVISVGKETIEATMLMTQNLVMAARRNAKEKQTGVKATDNKRKFEPTQGSGQNSNKKDGDTTKSGYIGSKPLCKHCDRHHHSLCTTECRRCNKIGHSTKNCKVVLPNTNINPTVPICYGCGEKEHYKNNCPKNKTATTGSAKGRAFVMTTEEAREEDEVIMGTFLVNNCYATVLFDTGADRSYVSTDF, from the coding sequence atggaatatCTGTTTCGTATGTGTAACTGCGGTGAAGCTGACAAGGTCAAGTATGCTACTGGAACTCTATCTGGTggagctttaacttggtggactgtaTATGCTGGTACAGTTGGATGGACTGCTGCTCTAGCCATACCATGGGAAACATTAAAAATCATGCTGGCTGGCAAGTATTGTCCTAGGAATCAAGTCCAGAAATTTGAAGTCGAATTATGGGAGTTAAGAATGAAAAATCTTGAAGTTGAAGAATACAACAACCGATTTTTAGAGCTAGCTGCTCTATGCCCTAGTATGGTTACTCCTGAGAGCAAGAAGATTGAAAAGTATATCATCGGTCTTCCTCCTCAAATCCAGGGTAATGTTATATCTGTTGGTAAAGAAACCATTGAGGCTACGATGTTGATGACTCAAAATTTGGTTATGGCTGCAAGAAGAAACGCCAAGGAAAAACAGACTGGAGTGAAGGCTACTGATaataaaaggaagtttgagcctACTCAAGGTTCAGGTCAGAATTCAAACAAGAAGGATGGTGATACTACAAAAAGTGGTTATATAGGATCAAAGCCGCTATGTAAGCACTGTGATAGGCATCATCATAGTTTGTGCACTACTGAGTGCAGAAGGTGTAATAAGATTGGTCACTCGACCAAGAATTGCAAAGTTGTTCTGCCTAATACAAATATAAATCCAACCGTGCCTATTTGCTACGGTTGTGGGGAAAAGGAGCATTACAAAAACAACTGTCCTAAGAACAAGACTGCAACAACTGGTAGTGCCAAGGGAAGAGCATTTGTCATGACTACCGAAGAAGCACGTGAAGAAGATGAAGTCATAATGGGTACGTTCCTTGTTAATAATTGTTATGCTAccgttttattcgatactggtgccgatagaagttatgtgtctactgattTCTGA